The genomic window AGGCCTCGACGAGCGAGCTCTTCGGAAAGGTCCGGGAGAGCCCTCAGAAGGAGACGACGCCCTTCTATCCGAGAAGCCCCTATGGAGCGGCGAAACTCTATGCCTACTGGATTGTCGTGAATTACCGCGAAGCCTATGGGATTCATGCGAGCAACGGCATCCTCTTCAACCATGAGTCTCCTCTGAGAGGCGAGACCTTTGTAACAAGGAAGATCACCATGGCTGTGGGCCGTATCGGACGAGGCATCAAGGAGAGGATCTACCTCGGCAACCTCGATGCCAAACGTGACTGGGGATTTGCAGGAGATTATGTTGAGGCCATGTGGCTCATGCTGCAGCAGAAGACACCTGACGATTACGTGATCGCGACAGGCGAGACCCATTCTGTCCGGGAGTTCGTGGAACTGGCATTCAGGGAGATCGGCGTAGAGATTGGCTGGAAGGGAAAGGGGGTACAGGAGAGGGGCATCGTTCGTTCTTCGCCTGCATCGCTCTCTCGGGTCTTGAAGAGAGGTGACACCCTCGTTTCCATCGATCCGCGCTATTTCAGGCCTACCGAGGTTGAACTCTTAATCGGGGATCCCTCAAAAGCAAAAAAGAGACTCAAGTGGGAGGCTCGGGTGAAGTTGCCTGAGCTCGTAAAGATGATGATAGAGTCAGACTTAAAGCTGGCAGAAAAGGAAGTCTTGCTGAGACAAAACAATATGTCCCTGCGGTAACAAGCAAAGATGGCACTGTGGCTGAACATCAAGGAGTG from Thermodesulfovibrionales bacterium includes these protein-coding regions:
- the gmd gene encoding GDP-mannose 4,6-dehydratase: MKTALITGITGQDGAYLAELLLKKGYTVHGIKRRSSLFNTQRVDHMYTDPHEGKARFFMHYGDLTDATNLIRIIQETQPDEIYNLAAQSHVQVSFDTAEYTANADAVGTLRLLEALRILDMTKTVRFYQASTSELFGKVRESPQKETTPFYPRSPYGAAKLYAYWIVVNYREAYGIHASNGILFNHESPLRGETFVTRKITMAVGRIGRGIKERIYLGNLDAKRDWGFAGDYVEAMWLMLQQKTPDDYVIATGETHSVREFVELAFREIGVEIGWKGKGVQERGIVRSSPASLSRVLKRGDTLVSIDPRYFRPTEVELLIGDPSKAKKRLKWEARVKLPELVKMMIESDLKLAEKEVLLRQNNMSLR